The genomic segment aGTTGGAGACTATCTTGGTAGAAATATATGTAGAAGAATGAGATACATGATCACATGTTACattaaataagaagaaatagaataaACTCAAAAGTAATActttcatatgattttattactaattttatttgaaaactaaAGCAATTGTCACAATTGAAGGATGTTAGGATTGGCAGCATACTTTAATGTagctattataaaaataatttaaatcataatatcaTCCTTTTcacatcaaatcaaattttaattaaatttaaaccaaACACTGTCCTCATTAATATTGAGCATTGACCATCAATTATCCGGGCCGGACTTTTCATGAGGCCCATGAGGCAACtgcctcagggcccatgaaaatttggttatttgggggcccataaattgAAAACTCCCTTTTTGGTAAGGGTCCAGCCGCCCAGCATAGTTGCCCACGAACCACAGTCTACCCCCTCCCCTTGCAAAGCTTCATGTTGGCTGTACCCTTTTCCCATTCTCGCTTTGGCTGCTCTCTCGCGCTCTGTTACTCCCTCTCCATTGCTCTCGTCCTCGCGCCTCGCCTTTGTAGTCGgtggctcgccctcgctctcgcctctctcTGCCTCTCTTTCTTTTCCCCGCTCCTTCGAATCGTCGCCCTTCGCCCTCGCCCTCTCGCACTCACCCTCGCTTTCTCGCCTATTGCTGCTCGATCGGCAGTTGCTCGTCCTCATGGCCGATCACTGGTGGCTCGTTGCCTCACTCAGACGCTCCCCGCCGCTCCAGCCTCCAGATTCAGTCTCTTCTCTCCGCTCGAGTTGCCTTGGATCAGATAATCAAATTCAATCTTTGAAGCAGATCTGCTTCTCCAAAATCCAGATCTGCTTACTGCTTAGCTAGTTAGCTTTAACGAATCAACTTTCAGCGATTACGGTTAGTTTCTCCTTCATGAATCATTTCGTTTTTCATTTATGATGTATTGGGAGATTTGGATTATTGGATAGctatgtctattttattgatgttggcGGAATACCTGATTATGTAAActtgatttgatatttttacctcaaaaaatgtaaggagagtagtttttaattattaatttaaaaaatttttaattttattcgttgATATGGGGGTCTATTTTTAGATTTCGTCTCAGGCCATCAAATCTCAAGTACGGCACTGCAATTATCAATTACCAATTATCAATTACAATGCAGCAGTCTCATGTCATGACTCATGACCACCTCCTCCACCCTCTTAACAGTGGGCGCttataataagaaaacaatttaattttttaatcataacTGTAATTTTTCCAACAAGACCTCAAAAGTTATTCCCCTCGAACGTCTGCCCAAACCCCCAGTTCGGCGGAGCAACGCCATCCGACTGCACCGTCCGCCCGTCGCCGCCCGTCACTCGGAACGACAAACTCTGGCCTACCAAATCGGCCGAAGTCTGCCAGTTCTGCCCCCAGTTTCTCGTCATCTTCATCCAACCAGTCCCCGATCCCTTAACCGCCATATCCACAACATCGCCGGAGCCTCCCACGTTGTAAACCAGCACCAGAATCCAGTACGGATTCCCCTTGATCTCAAACCTAATTCCGCCTCTCTTGTAGCACGGAACTCGCCGGAAGGACACCGGGACGATGCCGGCCTCGTAGACCGCGATCTTGAGGAACATCGGCATGGAGAGATCGAAGTGCTTCAGGGGAGGGTTGCACCAGTTCTCGTTCGTTTTGGTGTAGTTCGGCGGGCAGAAGTTTGTGGCCGTCACTCGGATGACGCCGTGCTTGCACCACTGTCTCTCGTTGACGCAGACGATCTCGAAGCAGGCTCCGCAAGCGGCGCCATTGTCGAAGAGAGCGGTGCTCAGAGCCGTCGTTTCCAGGCCGTAGCCTTGAGCAAACAGGTCTCCGTATCCACAAGCTCCCTCTGTAcgtaacaataataatatcaaaacaaataaaataaaataaaataagaaatcaccaaaatattcaaaatttatttatacacCTTATTTTAACAATCTTCACAAAGcaaataaaagataattttaaagaaaaataaggttACATCGGTAATTTCACCCCAATTAagttcataaaatatataattaaaatcaaaagaaattagatggATGGATGCATGTGAACTTGCCCATGGTCGCTTGGCCACTCATGTCGCCATAGAAAGTTGCATGGGCAAAGTCCCAACCACCACCATTGCCATTGCCGTTGGGATCAAAGCCATGAACTCCATAAGCCATGGCCATGGAGGTCATGGTCATGGCAAAGACTATTAGAAACTGAGTTTTTGccattattttagttaattttctTGCAGATGGGAAGCTTCAAATTCGTGTATTTATATAGGCTGAGAGATTGATGATTTCAGTTTCAGAGTTAgtgattttaacaaaattagaatttaatggCTTCAACTGAATTATTAGAATGTTTAATGATTTTAACAGAATTAATAATCTCTTATTTAATGATTTCAACAGAATTAAAACACCAAAAATTACATCTgaatttcatttcttatatataattaagtaaaatcgaatatataataataataataatatttttattatttaaaatgttataACTTAAACTAaagtaatattaaaaatataatttcaacaattttcaaataagataaaataagaaaattagcattttcaccatggaagaggaaaaagccaagaaaattttaggaatataagaaaaatactataaatagaATAGAGAAGGgtatttgtgaaaataaaataaataagtgtaGTCGAAGaatttaaattctttatttGACAATTGTGACTAAAATTGATTGGAATTATAATTCCTGAATTAGGGggtaaataaaattctaattctTGCACTTTTCTTATTCcaaatacaaatacaataatttattaataattgttaGTGTTTATTAAAAGtcttaaattccaaaatttttgggattttcccAACAGCTTGTAAATGAATAGCCATAAAGGAAATGAATGATCAGAGCAATGGAGATTGGAGGCATCCAAAACGGCTATTGTGCCATCTTTGGCCTCTTTTTAAGCCTTCGATTTGACATTTATACATTACCCATTATGGATTCCCTTTTTAGCATGTTTGGCTTTATCTGTGACACTGTAACAGATGCAGATAGAGTTGGCAGctgtttataaaaaaatattcaactattacataaaactaaatttatcaACAATCAACTACCCAAGTCAAAAATATTGTTTGAACCAtcgattttaattatttttgaaagaaattaacTAATATTTCTTTAAAAGAGTCgttaattcaaataataattttacgCTGATATAAGATCTcagtaataatttattaaataactttAGAGTAGCAATcatttggtaatttttttttatagatagtAATAGTATAAAAAAATCACAGGCTTTTGACATTTGCTACTTATATCTTAAAGATATCATATAGTTTATGTGCCAATCTGTCCCAGCCAGATTAAAGTTGGTGATCTTTGCCATCTTTATCATGCAGTCTGTGCAAATGCTATGCTGCTCATTAGCATTACATATATAGAAGGagatatttaatattaattagtcCCGTCTCGTTatactaaataataacaatatggctcttttatgttcattattatttgaaaattaggcCTCTCTAACCCACACAAGTGAATTTTTTTTCAGTAAAAAGGGTGAGTCTAATATTAAGAGATTTGATGAcaaaataagttaattttaataatgtAAGGAGTGAATGGCATTAAATGAGAGTGAAATCTTCCAAGCACACAACAAAGAAGGAAGTTTGTTTGTTTCCCCTTCTTCTTTTAACATATGGatggaaataaaaaacaaagatGTTCCCTTTGCTacaaattcaataataataataataattccaaAGTTTAATAGAAGCTTAATAGAAATTGTTGCTTGTGTTATGTCTAAAactttctcataattttctttgTCCTTCTTCTATCCTATTTCATCTACCTCTCCAATACTTTCTTGGTTTCTTCTCATATGTTCAACCTATACTAATCACAATTCAAAGTTGTCTTTATCTTCAATAAACACCTCTTCACTCTTATAACCTATATatgatctcattttttttattttatctttcttgtattgCTGTTCAACCACACCATATAGATGAAGTTTTCTTTACCAAAAGATAAATAATGCACACATAAGTCGATATAAATGATGTGCTGGATGCAGAAAAAAGATGGGCATAAAACAGCTAAATGGTAAGATCAATAGCTTGAAGCAGACAAACACTAAATTCTATTGTTTCAAAATTTGCGAGTACAGGTACCAGGGTGACACAAAACATGAGACAAACCTCAAACCTTCATCGTATAGTTTCATACATTTTGAGTATCtataacaaaagaaacaaagaagaaaaagggtaGCTGAATTCTTCATGGCTCAATAATGAAGAGGGGctgcaaataggaaataaatgaaTGATTTAGACAGACTAGCATAGACTGTaattagtgattcaaaaagtACATGTGCGCGCGAGCACAAGCGCAcgtgcgtgtgcgtgtgcgtgtgtgtgtgtgagagagagagaggagagatgcATACCGTATCCACGCTAACGGGTTTCCCATCATCTACAAATGCTTCGACAACAGTTCCAGATTGATCAGCCTGcaacaaaagaaacaagaagTAAGAGTTATTTAATATCCAGCATCCTCAGACCATGAATCATGATGTCTGTTTTCCTTGAGAGTCTCATCGGAAAGGGTTAGCTTGCAATATTTTTCCATGCTGAAAAGGATTCAACTGATTTGCTGAATTAAGAGATCAAGCTTCCGTGGCTAGAAAACACTCTGAAAGTTGGTTTACTCTTTTAAAACTCATTTATACAGTACCATGAAATCGAAAAactgaggtttttttttttttttgtgtgtgtgtgtctaaaATAGCATCCAAGTTGTTCTAATCTCACTAAACCAACAATATTATTGGAGATCTAAGAAGCATAGGCACCCCAATACAACACGAATGTGTCTGTGCTTCTTAATTAGGgctttccattttcctttcatAAAGAAATCTTGTCCTCTTAGAGAATCATTTTTGTTGTCAGTAATCTTGTACAAAAGTGATCATTTTGAACCAGACAACTAGAACTCACAAGCTTCGTTTATGACTCCTTAGCATACAGATCATAATtgtcacttataaaaaaaaataaaaaaagaacagaaaagaaaagaaactagCACAGAGAACATTAACCCGCCAGTAATTGAAACTGGGAAACAtaaatttcaaacttaaagCCCGAGACTTACTTCAATCTCATTCATCAGTTTCATTGCTTCAATGATGCAAACTACCTGACCTTTCTGGACCTTGTCACCAACCTGAAGAACCAAAATAGCAAATCAGAGGATGTATGtgttatttgatattttttttttgaaaatatgaagaaagaaaaattagctCGGCTGCCATGTTATACTGTGAAACGTAACATTGTATGCTCAAGAATGAAAGTCCCAGAAGCATGCCTTCCTAGTGAGGCAATCCTGGTCTACTGAACCACTGGACACCACAACTAGCGtaaatatttagaattaaatacaattattctaataaatttagataaaaggaccaaagaaatttaatataaacGATGAAATTAAGGAGAACATGGGGATAccccgcgggggggggggggggggggggaagagggAGGACATTTTGAAATTACTAAGataaattaatcacataaataaataaatattctgcAGGATTTATGAGCTTTCGTGTATTTATTATAACGTGGCTAATTACATATGAACAAGTGGGAGGAAAAGCTGTTCATCAAATTATTCACCAACGCTAGATTTcagagaaaaagaaggaatgTAATTTCTAGTCAAAGTTAAGAAACATTCGAACACTAAACAGAAATagtgtaaaaatatttagctTCCTAGCCCTAAAGTTTTAAGAATAAGGCTGCTATGCTTGATGCTTGTCAGAGCTGTCCACTAACTCTGTCAAGGGTGACCATAATACCACTTTGTCTCTCATAAGTTATAAATTGCTTTCATTTTGTTCCCACAACTAACAAAAGACTACAAACTTACCCCGCTATTTACACCCAATCATTCAAAATTCTTATTAGCACTTCTGCTAACACTCACCGCTCCTCTCTTTTTTTGTCCCCTAAGCACACAGAGATCCACCCCCCAACAGCAACCATTATCCTAACGGCCCACTACTCTTCCTCCCACATTATGCCAAAGCATGTAGTTTGGGATTTTGGTTTCTAGTAACAGCAAAGCTAGGAATGTTAATATTATATGGATCTTTCAGATGGAAAATAAGGAAGGGTCTTTATGCCAACACTGTAAAGACAGTGCTCTGATTTCAAGTTCTTGGAAGGAGGATAAGACAATGCATGATGTGTGGGGATTCTGGCACACATGGCCATAGACCTCATTCAACTCTGCCAGAAATCACAGAATTGAAAATCAAGGAAAAGAGGAGGGGGCAGATGGGTATCTTGCGGTGCTGGTAGGGGAGGCATGACAAAGGAGTGGACCAATTGGGcaaacagagagaaagaggagaggGAGGAAGGACGTAAAGAGAGAACTAAATGGTATGGTTATGGCGAGACAAAGGTCATGGAGCAAACCAAACACATATTGAGACGGGGGATTCTTGTTAACTCGAACTGAGTGGACTTGGAAACACTCTCTTTGGAAAACTAGAGTAAGGCAGATTACAAAGTAACCTTCCCACACACTCACAAAACAAGGAGTCTTGTGCACTAGGGACAAGCTCCATGTTAGGCTAGATAAAGTTTTAGAAATAACAATATAAGCAAGTGTAACTTCTTTAGGAATAACTTCCTCAAGATTTTTTCTCTAAGACCTCCCTCTTGCACGTGCAAACCCACCCAAGCACAAGCGTATTCCAACTTGCAAGCACCTCTGCAGCCACAAACACAACTGAAATTAACAAAGAGATTTACCTTCACAAAAGGGGGAGCTCCTGGTGCTGGAGAACGATAAAGTGTTCCAGCCATTGGGCACTTCAGTGGAGGGTGTGATGATTTTGGCTTTACTGGGCTTGGAGGTGCTGGTGGTGAAGCTGGAGGGGAGGGAACAGACCCAGCAGGAGCAGGAACATTGACTGGTACTGGCAGTTGAGATGGCACAGTAGCTTGAGGATAAGGGGGTTGCATTATAACCGAAGGAGCCACTTGCTGTTGCAAAgcttccttctttcttataaTGAGTTCACAACCCAGTTGCTTCAGCTGTAGCTCCATGATGTCTCTTGAATCTACAAGCCtgacaaagaaaaaattaaccaaattaGGAAAATAAATCCTCCAACATGAAGAAACATTCTGCAGAACTGATGATAGGTGGGGTTACTGGGATGCTGAACGCACTCAATAAGGTCTGCTGCTTGGGTCATAAATGCTGAAATGGCCGATGCATCTGGAATATTATTTTGTGAAGCATATTTTTCTGCAGCTTCCTCCTCCTTAGTCTTAGGAACTGGCACAGAATTTGATAATTTCTCGCTATCAATCTTGAATGTGGTGCGCAGGTTTTAGATAAATCATGAAGGCAAAATCAGTATACAAGAGGAAGCACAGAGAAGGAGAATGAACTATAAAGATTCTATTAAATTATGCAGCTCACCTCATTAAGCTGGGAAAACACCTTAAATCCATCTGACTGATTATGCCCCGACCCCTGCTGAAGAAACACATAACAACTtccataaatatcaaattaaacaatATGCAGGAGCTGGAGCATGAATCTAACAGCACATGGTTGATCTTGAGACTTGAAAGAGGTGGTATTAGGTTTTGACTAGAAAGCAATGAAAAGAGTGGAAGGATTGAAAGAATCTTGATAATTTCTCACTAAGATTGTAATTGTCCACTTCTTTACATTAAGAAATTATGTTACTGTTGGGTAAAGCTTCAATAACTGTCTTCTAATTTTCTTGTTTCACCCTATCTTGTTTCTTGAGATGATACGAGCATCTAGACAACTTTGTACGCACCATATCTGCACTACTTGTCATAAATAAGCATTCATGGCAGTAACTTACTTACCACTAAAGAAtgataaaggaaaagaataggcACATTCCAAATACAATTCCCTTGACCCCTAGGAACAAATTTGGATTCAAGCTATAATGTAGAAACAATTCAGCATTAACTAACTAGCTGGAAGAATTTACAGCTCATTATATACATGTTGACTTCTATGCGGCAAAAACAAACTCGACTTCCTTTAATACATCTATGTTGTGTAGTTAAACATTCTTGCTAAATCCAAATTGGATAGCTTGACATGTAGAAGCCCAATAACCCTTGTCTTCGAGACTGTTGTTGCAAGAAGGAGAGAGGAATGTCACATGAGTAGAATTTTCATAAGAAGAAGTTGACTCAATTTACAGTAATGACTTCAAATAAAAGGATCATTAGCTtacattttgaaattcaaaagtCAAGCTGCAAAGTCAGTCTATAACCTAGATAGAAGATTTTGTCTGTCCAAAGTTTTGTAACCTAAATCCGAGCAGTGCTCTATTATTTGGATCTAACATTTATTAACTGAAAGGAGAGggaaaaacaattaaattattgtttgatTATGTATGGGTAACTAAACAAAATGGTGAACTTTTTATTGCTCCAGGGGCAGAAtctccaaaagaaaataaatgacatgaaataaaattcatttataGGCATACACATTCAATCAGCAACCAAACTAAAATAACTGAAGTTCCACAAATGTCTCTCCATTTTCTAAGCCAAATAAAAAGTAAACAGATAAATCTAGCTTCACTCCATTTTCTATCCCCCGTACAAAATCTAAGTTCAAAACATAGCTTGAACATTAAGTAATGTCTACACATCATCTTAGCCCAATCAAACAGAAACAGAAACGACGCATTTGGCTTCTCTAGGCCTTATTTTTctccccgtttcttttcccttccATGTTCCTGACCTCGAGAATCCCACTTAACCTCCATTCCCCGTTAAAGCGTCAAAATGCCTCCAAAACAAACCGCAGTGTAGGTCGAATCGAGAAGCAACAAGCAACCTAAACCAACAGAAGACGAAGAATTACCTGAAAACTGAGGGACGACCTCCCTCCAGCGAACAATGCCGGCGAACTCGACAGAAACGAGACGGAACAGTGCTCAGGTCGCTTGGAGCTCGGGCGCGAGGCAGTGAATGGAGCGGAGGTCTTGGGGCAAGGCACGGAGAAAGACGCCATTAGAGAGTGGATTTGGCGATCGCGGCAGGGGCAGAGGAGGCGAGAAGAATTGGCGTAGGGATTAGGAAGTGAGAGAGCGATGGGAAGCCGCCAATTTGTAGGGCGAATTGGCGGTGAGATCGGAGAGATCGAGTGAGGAATTcgaagaagaagggaggagCCTAGGAGAGGGCAAACCAGCGGCAACGAAGTAGATGTGCGTTATGTGATGTGGTGGCCAATGGCGATACAAACAATGGAggcttttcattttctatttttattttgtttttgttgttacCTGGCGGTTAAGCGGTTCAACCGTGGGTTGAgtctatttattattttatttatttttttagaaaagtaAGAATATATGTTAgctgtataaaatattttatatttattaattttaatttttaattaattatctcattataaaaaatactaaatttaaaaataattttttttttttaaattgcacGGAATCTAAAATTTTATCACTATGAACTTAATATATGagtaattttaaacaaattggTTTGGGCTTTTTTAAGAACACGGCCCAAGTTGTTTGTGGCCCTAACGGCCCGTGGTTACAAGACTATAAAAACCTAGCCGGGTTTGTAGCCCCAAACGGCCCGTGGTTACGGAGGACGATAAAACCCTAGCCCTCGCTGCGCTTGGCTCTCTTGTACGCACAAACCTTAGCTAGAGCTCAGAGAGAGGATCCGGCGCTCAGAATTGAAGCGATGGAGGCGGCGAGAACTGTGAAAGATGTGTCCCCGCATGAGTTCGTCAAGGCCTACGCTGCTCATCTCAAACGCTCCGGCAAGGTATCTACCATCTGTACATGCGTTTCCATTGTATTCTGATTTCCTTTCTCCTGCTGGTTAAATCGTTTCCGTTGTACTTgctttatcttctttttctttttctttttatgctgCTTGATTTAGCATCGTGCTTaggtatgaatgaatgaatctCTGTGAGGCTTTACGTCTTCCTAGTAAGAGTTATTCGGGTGGCATAAATTGCATATCTGCTTTGCACAAGCTCATTCGCTGATTAGGCCTAGCGCTGAGTTGGAAGTTCCTGGTTTTTGGTGGGGTTTGACTCTTTATTGCTGTGTAATTCAGTTGGTTTTTAATAATTGTTTGGCAGTTATTCAAGTTCGTAGAGAGTTGATATTGTCACAGCATGAAATATTTAGTGCTCTCTTTGGCTTACTGGTGTTGTGAGTTGTGGTTGCTAATCTGATATTCAATCAGTTGACATGCCATTGATGccaatatgttttctttttctttttatggaTAAGTTACAGGGAATATGGTTTGACAAATTTGAAATTGCGAGACCAGGCTACTGTGTGGTCGATCATTAATTATGTTCTGTCCTTTTTGTTAGCTGTTGATGTTTCCTTAGTTTCTGGTTTATGGAGCTTCCTCAATCTACTGTACTAGGAAGACTTACCTGATGTTTTCTTGCTCTCTGATAGGTTGAGCTTCCTCCCTGGACCGACATTGTGAAGACTGGTAAATACAAGGAGCTCGCTCCGTATGACCCTGATTGGTACTACATCCGAGCCGGTGTGTGATTCAttgttatcatttttttttctccctctcttctgAACTGCTGGAATACGTGTGCATTATTACTAATTGCTTATTATACCACATTATTTTGTCCTCATCTGATTTAATTTGGCAGCTTCAATTGCTAGGAAAATCTATCTGAGGGGAGGTCTTGGAGTTGGGGCTTTCCGCAGGATCTATGGTGGGAGCAAGAGGAACGGGAGTCGTCCACCCCATTTCTGCAAAAGCAGCGGTGCAGTTGCAAGACACATCCTTCAGCAGTTGCAAAACATGAACATCGTTGACTTTGATTCCAAGGGGTGAGCTTGTGTTACTtgtgtttttgatttttatcttttattgtcTTGCACTTTTGGCCTTTGGTGGGGGAGGAACTTGCAGTATAGTCATTGCACTTTTCTTGTGCTTTGGTTTGTGACTCTGCTTGTCCATACTGCAAGCTGACAGTTTGATAGGAtgcatcttcttctccatttgggCTTGGACTAGTATAGtgtgttcatatttattttggatggtCCTGGAGGAGAAACTATGTAGTACTAGACAGCAGTATATCAAGCTTTAATCTCATTGCGCAATGGGGTCTAATCAATACTAGACAATGAAGAATTATTTAAGTGTGCAACTTTTTATGATTGCAAGGCCTTATTTTTTAAGAACCAAAATTGAAGCAAAGCATTTGTGATGATCTGTTATTCTATTGTTTTGCAATCGCATGAATCTACTATTGTTTACTGAAACATTCATCGTTGTTTGTGCATTAGTGGGAGGAGAATCACATCAAGCGGCCAGCGAGATCTTGATCAAGTTGCGGGAAGGATTGCTGCTGTTGCTCCTTAGAGATGAAAAGCATGCATCAATTACccatggatttggatttgtaATGGCAGTTCTTTGGATGAGAGTAGATTTAGACTACTGTTGAATCAATTTTCTGCATGGTGCCCCCCCCAGCATATGATTAATCATTTTCTGCCGTCTCCCAGTTAGTTTTTGATATTCCCTTTGTTCTGGTTGATGGAACTTCTTCAATCAACAGTACTAGGAAgacttaatgatatttttttcccttCGATAATAGTGTTTATTAACTTCATGCCaattgtttattaattattaattaagttgcATGGATATAGAATAAGCGGGTCTTATGATACAAGGCTGTACATCTTGTGAAGGAAGGAtatttgataaaagaaaaagtaaaaaaaaaaaattacatacaaAAACTATACCTCTTTATTCATTCTTACAATAAAAGAATATAGAGCACTGGaatgtttatttttgtatatttagcacctccaaaatttcaataataaaaaaattagaaaacactaCAAGGTTAATAATAATAGTTAGTGCTTGATATTtgatacattttcaaaaaataaagagtAAATTCGCATGTTGAGTCTGTCTCAACATCCCATTTAAGGATTAAAAATTGGCACTCGTTTGTCATTAggttaattatactaataataactaaactttatattttattattgtttgattactgaattttgaaatgttacttgttagtcattaatattttaaaactgttactgcttaatcactgaattttaaaatgttacttaCTAATCACTGATATTTTAAAACTATTACTGTTTaattactaaactttaaaatattacctgttagtcattaatatttcaaaattgtttttcatctatCACTAGTTAGTCATTaaactttaagttcacgagtgacggatgaaaaataattttaaaatattaataactaacaggtaatattttaaaattcagtgactaaatagtaacaattttgaaatatcagtgactaacaagtaacattttaaagttcaattactaaacaataacaattttaaaatatcagtgactaacagataacatttcaaaattcagtgatcaaacagtaatagaatgcaaaatttagttattattggtgtaat from the Diospyros lotus cultivar Yz01 unplaced genomic scaffold, ASM1463336v1 superscaf1, whole genome shotgun sequence genome contains:
- the LOC127793173 gene encoding biotin carboxyl carrier protein of acetyl-CoA carboxylase 2, chloroplastic-like isoform X1, yielding MASFSVPCPKTSAPFTASRPSSKRPEHCSVSFLSSSPALFAGGRSSLSFQQGSGHNQSDGFKVFSQLNEIDSEKLSNSVPVPKTKEEEAAEKYASQNNIPDASAISAFMTQAADLIELVDSRDIMELQLKQLGCELIIRKKEALQQQVAPSVIMQPPYPQATVPSQLPVPVNVPAPAGSVPSPPASPPAPPSPVKPKSSHPPLKCPMAGTLYRSPAPGAPPFVKVGDKVQKGQVVCIIEAMKLMNEIEADQSGTVVEAFVDDGKPVSVDTPLFIIEP
- the LOC127793174 gene encoding 40S ribosomal protein S19-3, which encodes MEAARTVKDVSPHEFVKAYAAHLKRSGKVELPPWTDIVKTGKYKELAPYDPDWYYIRAASIARKIYLRGGLGVGAFRRIYGGSKRNGSRPPHFCKSSGAVARHILQQLQNMNIVDFDSKGGRRITSSGQRDLDQVAGRIAAVAP
- the LOC127793173 gene encoding biotin carboxyl carrier protein of acetyl-CoA carboxylase 2, chloroplastic-like isoform X2 produces the protein MASFSVPCPKTSAPFTASRPSSKRPEHCSVSFLSSSPALFAGGRSSLSFQGSGHNQSDGFKVFSQLNEIDSEKLSNSVPVPKTKEEEAAEKYASQNNIPDASAISAFMTQAADLIELVDSRDIMELQLKQLGCELIIRKKEALQQQVAPSVIMQPPYPQATVPSQLPVPVNVPAPAGSVPSPPASPPAPPSPVKPKSSHPPLKCPMAGTLYRSPAPGAPPFVKVGDKVQKGQVVCIIEAMKLMNEIEADQSGTVVEAFVDDGKPVSVDTPLFIIEP
- the LOC127793132 gene encoding expansin-A23-like, whose amino-acid sequence is MTSMAMAYGVHGFDPNGNGNGGGWDFAHATFYGDMSGQATMEGACGYGDLFAQGYGLETTALSTALFDNGAACGACFEIVCVNERQWCKHGVIRVTATNFCPPNYTKTNENWCNPPLKHFDLSMPMFLKIAVYEAGIVPVSFRRVPCYKRGGIRFEIKGNPYWILVLVYNVGGSGDVVDMAVKGSGTGWMKMTRNWGQNWQTSADLVGQSLSFRVTGGDGRTVQSDGVAPPNWGFGQTFEGNNF